One segment of Triticum aestivum cultivar Chinese Spring chromosome 2A, IWGSC CS RefSeq v2.1, whole genome shotgun sequence DNA contains the following:
- the LOC123191641 gene encoding LOW QUALITY PROTEIN: 40S ribosomal protein SA-like (The sequence of the model RefSeq protein was modified relative to this genomic sequence to represent the inferred CDS: substituted 2 bases at 2 genomic stop codons) — protein sequence MMLAADIHLGTKNCDFQMERYAYKCQSDGTSTLKPSCPTKRLSSSWIWLYLCAPDLPLDGIYIINLGKTWEKLQLAARVIVAIENPQDIIVQSARPYGQRVVLKFAQHTGANAIAGRHTPGTFTNQMQTSFSEPRLLILTDPRTDHQDILVVCVRCSYVDDGVLAXCIYWLXARMVLQIPRDRPSLHDVNRAAAWDIASQHLFSGFDTQFQSVQSD from the exons ATGATGCTCGCCGCCGACATCCACCTCGGCACCAAGAACTGCGACTTCCAGATGGAGCGCTACGCCTACAAGTGCCAATCCGACGGTACGTCCACGCTCAAGCCCTCTTGTCCTACCAAGCGCTTGTCCTCCTCATggatctggctttacctgtgcgcCCCCGATCTGCCGTTGGACG GCATCTACATCATCAATCTGGGCAAGACGTGGGAGAAGCTCCAGCTCGCAGCGAGGGTCATCGTGGCCATCGAGAACCCCCAGGACATCATCGTCCAGTCCGCCCGCCCCTACGGCCAGCGCGTCGTCCTCAAGTTCGCGCAGCACACCGGTGCCAACGCCATCGCCGGGAGGCACACCCCTGGTACCTTCACCAACCAGATGCAGACCTCCTTCAGCGAGCCACGCCTGCTCATCCTCACTGACCCAAGGACCGACCACCAG GATATACTAGTAGTGTGTGTTAGATGCAGCTATGTTGATGACGGAGTTCTTGCGTGATGCATCTACTGGCTCTAGGCCAGGATGGTTCTGCAGATTCCCAGAGATCGACCGTCCTTGCATGAT GTGAATCGAGCTGCTGCTTGGGACATTGCGTCTCAGCATTTGTTCAGTGGGTTTGACACACAATTTCAATCAGTCCAAAGTGATTAG